The Streptomyces armeniacus genomic interval TCGGGCGGCAGCGGCTCCAGGCCGCCGGTGGGCAGCGGGTTGCCGTCCGGCATGGCGGTCCAGCTGCCGGCGCCGCGGCGGGAGGCGAGGTAGCCCTCGGATCGGAGCTCCTCGAAGGCGGCGGCGACGGTCGTACGGGAGAGGGCGAGCGCGGCGGCGAGCTCCCGTTCGGCGGGCAGCCGGGCGGCGACAGGCACGCGGCCCTCGAGGACGAGCGTGCGGATGCCGTCGGCGAGCGAGCGGTAGGCGGGCGTACGGCGGCCGTTCGCCGCGCCCGCGCCCGCGCCGTCGGACGCCCTTCCGGGCGCGCCGGCGCGCTGGGGGCCGCCGAGCAGCCGGGCGAGCTGTGCGGCACCCACCGCCGATGTCCACTGAGCCACGATGTCAGTCCACCTTCCCCGCATTGGCCATGGAACTGGTCTTCTCGTCACCACCAGACTGTCACGCGCCAGGCCACATTCACCAGGAGGGGGCATTTCTGTGTCCAGTGTCAGGGGGCGGTCCGGTTCCCGGCTCACGCGCCGGCTCGTGCAGCTGTACGTGGGTCTCGTGCTGTACGGGGCGAGCGCGGGCCTCATGGTCCGGGCCGAGCTCGGACTGGACCCGTGGGACGTGCTCCACCAGGGCGTCGCGGAACGTACGGGGCTGTCCATCGGCACGGTCGCGATCATCGTCGGGGCCGCGGTGCTGCTGCTGTGGGTGCCGATGCGGCAGCGCCCGGGGCTGGGGACGGTCTCGAACGTGTTCCTCGTCGGCCTGTCCATGGACGGCGCGCTGTGGCTGGTGCCGGAGCCGCGGGCGATGGCGGTCCGCGTGCCGCTGCTGGTCTTCGCAGTGGTGCTGAACGGCGTGGCCACCGGCCTGTACATCTCGGGCCGCTTCGGGGCGGGCCCGCGCGACGGGCTGATGACCGGGCTGCACAAGCTCACCGGCCGCTCGATCCGGCTGGTGCGCACGTGCATCGAGATCGCGGTGCTGGCCACCGGGTTCGTCCTCGGCGGTTCGGCCGGCGCGGGCACGGTGCTGTACGCGCTGGCGATCGGCCCGCTGTCGCAGTTCTTCCTGCGGATCTTCGCCATACCGGGACCGGACGGGGAACCACCCGTGACCGCCTCCTCCGTGGTCGCGCGGGGCGGTGGCCAAGAGGGCGCGGAGCCCGCGGAACGGGAGCCGGAACGGCGGGCGGCAGGGGGTGCGGAGGAGCGCGCGGCGGGTACGTAACGGGTGGGGCGGGCGGTCCGCGGCGGGGCCGGATTTCGAACCTCGCCCCGCGGGGCGGTAGTGTACGCCTCCGGCCCGCCGGATGAACCGCTTACGCAACGCCAAACAGACGCGAACGCTGGGTGACATCTCCTGTCAGATGTGACAAACCGGGCACCGGTGGGTAACAAGAAGGGGCGGCACGACGGGCGACGCATGTCCCACTACGGGAATCTTCACCGCCGACCGGACGTTGACCGGATGACGACGACAGCGACACCTGTCCTGTGGGCGACAAGCCCGGGAGGCACGATTCATGAGTGAGCGAGCTCTTCGCGGCACGCGACTCGTGGTGACCAGCTACGAGACCGACCGCGGTATCGACCTGGCACCACGCCAGGCCGTGGAGTACGCATGCCAGAACGGCCATCGATTTGAGATGCCGTTCTCGGTTGAGGCCGAAATTCCGCCGGAGTGGGAGTGCAAGGTGTGCGGCGCACAGGCCCTCCTGGTGGACGGCGAGGGTCCTGAAGAGAAGAAGGGCAAGCCCGCGCGTACGCATTGGGACATGCTCATGGAGCGGCGCACCCGCGAGGAGCTGGAGGAGGTGCTGGCCGAACGGCTGGCTGTCCTCCGTTCCGGCACCATGAACATCGCCGTGCATCCGCGAGACAGCAAACGCAAGTCAGCCTAGTTCCGCGGGCCTCGGCAAGCAGAGCGAGACAGCACGACACGAAGGAGCCCGGGACCGCCGCAGGGCGGCCCCGGGCCCTTTCGTGTGCCCGGATGCGGTTCGCGCTGCGCGCGGGCGGTCGCACGCAGCAGCGGTCCGTCGGTCCGTGTACGCGTGTACGGGTGCGGGTCTGCCCGTACGGGGAACGGGATCAGTCGCGGGGCGGTGCGCCGCCCGCGTCGTCGTCCCGGATGACCTCGCCCTGGACGACCTTTCCGTCCGGCCGGTGCATCCGCACCTGCTCCTCCGCGCTGCGCGCCTGCCGCAGCGCCTCCCCGATCTCCCCGCGGGACAGCGCCCGCTCCGTGCCGCGCCGCAGCAGCGCGGCCGTCGGCGGGAACAGGCACAGCAGCCCGGCCGCGTCCGAGACGAGGCCCGGCACCATCAGCAGCAGGCCGCCGAGCATCGCGAGCGCGTTGCCGCCGGTGCGCCCCTCCGGGGCGGGCGGCGGCGCGGTGGCCCCGGGCTGCGCGGCCTGCATCGTCTCCTGGAGCTGCCGCCAGGCGCGGCGTCCGGCGCGCTTGATGACGTAGGAACCGAGGACGAAGCCCGCGACCAGCAGCGCCAGCACGGTGAGCCCGCCGGCGGCGCCGGCCACCAGCGTGAGCAGCCAGATCTCCAGCACGACCCACGCGGCGACGCCGAGCGCGGCGAGGCTACGGGCGCGGGAGCGGCGGGCGGGACGGCGTGCGCCGTCCCCGGTGCGGGCCTGCTGGTCGCCCTCGGGCCGGGGCTCGTACGGGAACGGAGTGCCGTTGGTCATGTCTCAAGTGTGCCTGTGTCCGAGGAGTTTCTTCACACGGCGGCTCACGCCCCAGGCGGTGACCCGCCACAGCGCCTCCGCGAAGATGTCGCGGCTCATCTTGGAGTCGCCGCGCTCCCGTTCCACGAACGTGATCGGGACCTCCACGACGTGGTATCCGGCGCGGTACGCGCGGTGCGCGAGGTCGACCTGGAAGCAGTAGCCCTGGGAGGCGACGGCGTCCATGCCCAGCCCTTCGAGGGTCTCCTTGCGGAAGGCGCGGTAGCCGCCGGTGAGGTCGCGGATGGGCACGTCCAGGAGGAGCCGGGAGTACGTGCTGCCGCCGCGCGAGATGAACTCGCGGTGCTTCGGCCAGTTCACGATCCGGCCGCCCGGGACCCAGCGGGAGCCCAGGGCGAGGTCGGCGCCCTTGAGCGCGGTGAGCAGCCGGGGCAGCTCCTCGGGCTGGTGCGAGCCGTCGGCGTCCATCTCGACCAGCACGCCGTAGCCGTGCTCGATGCCCCACTTGAACCCGGCGAGGTAGGCGACGCCCAGCCCTTCCTTGCCGCGCCGGTGGAGCACCTGGATGTGCTCGTCGTCGGCGGCGAGCTCGTCGGCGATCTTGCCGGTGCCGTCCGGGCTGTTGTCGTCCGCGATCAGCACGTGGGCCTCGGGGACCGCGGAGCGCACCCGTCCCACGACCGACTGGATGTTGTCGGCCTCGTTGTACGTCGGGATGATCACGAGGACCGTGCCGAGCGGCTCGTACCGCCGCTGCTGTCCGCTGTGACTCACTGCTGCTGCCCCTCTGCCTGGACGTCTTCCCGGCCCTCTGCTCCGCCTGCCCCGCGTGCCCGGCGACCGAGTACCCAGGCCGCGGCCCAGGCCAGGACGCCCGCGAGGGCGAGTGTCCACTCCGGCCCGGCACCGACGCGGTCGGCGAGCGTGGTGCCGTCGCGCAGGGGCAGCCTAGCTGTGAGCACATCCTGGGTGAATTCGTCGGTGCGCTGCACCACCGTGCCGTCCGGGGCGACCACGGCGCTGATGCCGCTGGTGGCCGCGGTGACGACGGCGCGGCCGTGCTCGACGGCCCGCAGCTTGGACATCACCAGCTGCTGCTCGGGCTGTCCGGTGCGGCCGTACGTGGCGTTGTTGGTCTGGATGACGAGGGCGCGGGCACCGTCGTTGACGGTGTCGCGGACGATCTCGTCGTACGCCACCTCGAAGCAGATGACGTCGCCGAGGCGGGCGGGCCCGACCTGCAGGACGCCGGTGTGGTCGCCGGGGTAGAAGTCGCGGGGGACGCGCTGCAGCCGCGAGATGACCTTGCTGAGCTGGTCCCGGAAGGGCACGTACTCGCCGAACGGCACGGGGTGCTGCTTGGTGTACGAGGCGCCTGGGCCCTTCCGCGGGTCCCAGACGATGCCCTGGTTCTCGACGTAGCCCTCCTTGGTGGGGTGGTCGACCAGGGCGCCCACCAGGATCGGGACGCCGACGGCACGGGCCGCCTCGTCGATGCGGGCGCGGGCCTGCGCGTGCTGGTACGGGTCCAGGTCGGACGCGTTCTCGGGCCAGATGACGAGGTCGGGGCGCTTCGTCTCGCCGGACTTGATGCGCTCCGCGAGCTTGAGGGTGGCCTCGACGTGGTTGTCGAGGATCATCATGGGGCGGCCGAGGAAGTCCATGCCGGCCTGCTGCACGTTGCCCTGGACGACGGCGATGTCGGCGGTGTCGGCGGCCTTGGTGTGCACGGGCACCGCGTATCCGCTGACCGTGACGGCGGCGGCGAGCGCGAGGCTGCCCAGGACGGGCAGCCCGCCCGTACGGGCCAGGCCGGCCGCCGTACGCGACGTGCGCGGCGTGTGCCGCAGCCGCCAGGCGGCGAGGGCGGCGGCGCCGAGCAGGGCGCCGGCCAGCGCGACGGCGAAGGTGACGAGGGGCGCGCCGCCGAGCGCCGCGAGCGGTGTGAACGGGGAGCCGGCGTTCGCGAACGCCAGCCGCCCCCACGGGAATCCGCCGAACGGCACCCGGTCGCGGGCCCATTCCTCGGCCACCCACAGGCAGGCGGCCCACAGCGGCCACGCGGGCAGGCGTGAGGTGACGGCGAGGCCGGCTCCGAGCACGCAGACGAACAGGGCCTGGATGACGGAGAGTCCGAAGGTCGCGTCCCAGCCGACGACGTGCAGCCACTTCAACAGGAAGCAGAAGAAGGGCAGTCCGAACGCGAATCCGGTCCAGGCGCCCTGCCGGGCCGTACGCCCGCGGGTGAGCAGGCTCAGCGCGGCAACGGCAGCGAGCGACAGAGGCCAGGCGCCCAGCGGCGGGAAGGCGAGGCCGAGCGCGATGCCGGCGACGGCGGCGAGCGCCGTACGGGCCGCCTCGCGGCGCAGGAGCGCGCCCAGGCGCCGGGTGCGGGACGGGCGCGCGGCCCCGCCGGAGGGGCGGGCCCGGCCGCCGGCGGGCGGCTCCGTGCCGCCGCCCGCGGCGCCGGCGGCCGCGCCCTCCGGCGAGCGCCGTACGCGCTCTCCGCCGGACGGTGCCGCCGCGTCTCCGGCGCCGGGACCGGCCGCGGAGACGGACGCCTCGCCGGGCTCGGGCGCGGTGTCCGCGGCGGCGGGCACGCCCGTACGGTCCGCCCGGGCGGGCCGCCCGGGGGTGGTGGCGTCGGTGGTGTCGGGGCCCGATGGCACGGTCGCGGCCTTCCTGCAGGTCGTGCGGTGGTGAGGTGACCGTACATCGAGAAGTGCCGGTGGCGGACCGGGGGTGCGTGTGAGCAGCACCGGGGATACGCGGCGGATACGCCGTGCGGCGTCCGGCGCGCCGCGTGCGCGGGGGTGCGGATCGGGGCCCGGCACCCTTCGGGCCGACCTGGGACCCGCTGGCTGCGGGTCGACCGAGAGCCGTTGTCTACTGAGCGTCCGGGCCCCACCCGGGTCGCACCCGCCGACCAGATGAAACCTTCCGCCCCCGTGACGCGGGCGCTGGACCTGGCTCCCAGTGGTGGTGTGCCGGTGCGACGCACCACCCCATGGCCCAGCGGCGTTCGACGACTGCGCGGAGATCCCCCGGTCGGACATCCTGTGGTGGACTCCGCCGAACCTACCCGGCCGACGGCGTCGCCTGTCAACAGTCGTTCCACCTGGAGTGTTTCGGCAAATCAGCAGGTCAGTGGCGAGGGGGTGCGGGCGGGGCGGCGGGCAGAGGGGACATCGTTCGGCGGTATCAACTCCCGTACGTCACTCGATCGGCCGCGCGTGGACCGTACGCCCGGACACCACCGTCCGCAGGCAGACGGGGAGTTGACCGCCGGGCGTCAGGTCGGGCAGCCCCGGGGTGCCGGAGCGCGGGTCGGTGGACCAGTTCGCGACTCTCGAGTCCGGTGCCTGCACGACGAGTTCGCCCGTACGCCAGACCGCGTAGTCGGCGGGAGCGCCGGGTACGAGGACGCCCGCGTCGTCGCGTCCGACGGCGCGCCAGCCGCCGCGCGTGTGCGCGGTGAACGCGGCGCGCACGGAGATCCGGTGCTCGGGCGTGCGGTGGAACGCGGCGGCGCGTACGGCCTCCCAGGGGCCCAGCGGTGTCACCGGGCTGTCCGAGCCGAGGGCGAGCGGCACGCCGGCGCGGAGCAGCGCGGCGTACGGGTTGAGGGTGCGGGCGCGTTCGCGGCCGAGGCGTTCGGCGTACATGCCGTCGTCGCCGCCCCAGGCGGCGTCGAAGCCGGGCTGTACGGAGGCGGTGAGGGCGAGTTCGGCGAACGCGGCGACGGCGCGGTCGTCGAGCATCTCGGCGTGCTCGATGCGGTGCCGTGCGGCGCGTACGCGGGCGAGGCCGGCGCGTTCGGCGGCGGCGCGTACGCCTTCGGTCACGGCGGTGAGCGCGGCGTCGCCGATGGCGTGGAAGCCGGCCTGGAGTCCGGCCTCGGTGCAGGCGGTGACGTGGGCGGCGACGGCGCCGGCGTCGAGCAGTGCGCTGCCGGTGTGCGGGGCGTCGGCGTACGGCTGCTGCAGGTGCGCGGTGTGCGAGCCGAGGGAGCCGTCGGCGAAGAGGTCGCCTGCGGCGCCGACGGCGCCGAGTTCGCGGACGCGCGCGGCGTCCTTCGCGGATGTGACGGCTTCGGCCCAGTAGCCGGTGACGCGCGGCAGCGGCTCCTCGGCGGCGAGCCGCAGCAGTCCTTCGAAGTCGTCCTCGCCGGAGATCTCGGGGCCCGCGCACTCGTGTACGGAGCCGATGCCGGCCGACGCGGCGTGCCGCAACGCCGCCCGCTGGGCCTCGGTGCGCTGGCGCGCGGTGAGGGAGGCGTGGGCGGCGGCGCGGGCGGCGTGGTGGGCATCGCCGGTCAGCGGCGCGTCCGGGGCGTACCCGGGCAGGCCGGTGATGCCCGGTACGAGGTCCAGCAAGGCGGTGCTGACGAGCGCGGAGTGCACGTCGACGCGGGTGAGGTAGAGCGGCCGGCGGCCGGTGGCCTCGTCCAGTTCGGCGCGGGAGAGGGGGCGCCGTTCGGTCCAGGCGGAGTCGTCCCAGCCGGTGCCGAGCAGCACGCGGTCGTCGGGCCGTGCCGCGGCGTGCGCGCGGATACGGGCCAGGGCGTCGGCCGGGCCGCGGGCGCCGCCGAGGTCGAGTCCCGTACGGGCCAGACCAGTCGCCGTCGTGTGCACGTGCGCGTCCGTGAACGCCGGGGTGACCAGCGCGCCGTCGAGCCGTACGGTCTCGTCGACGCCGTCCGCGAAGGAGTCGGCGGCGCCTTCGGAGCCGACCCAGGCGACCCGGTCGCCCTCGACGACCATGGCCGTGGCGAAGGGGTCGGCGGGGCTGTACACCTCTCCCCCGCGCAGCAGGACGGTACGGGGGCGGTGGCCGGCGGCCGTTTCGGGTGCCGGTTCGGGTGCGGAGTCGTTCACGGCGGGCGCCTCGCGGGGTCGGTTCGGGGACATCCAGTCTCGCGTCCGCGCCGCGCGTGCCGTACGCGGGGGTCGGCGCCCGCAGGTGGGGTTCAGATGCGCGGCGGCCGGGCCTCGTACGGCGTGGAGAGCACCACCGTCGTACGGGTGGAGACGCCGGACAGCGAACGGATGCGCGCCAGCAGGTCCTCGAGTTCGAGCGGGGTGGCGACGCGCACCTTGAGGATGTAGTTCTCGTCGCCCGCCACGCTGTGGCACGCCTCGATCTCGGGGACTTCCGCGAGGCGTTCGGCGATGTCGTCGGGTGCGCTCGGGTCGAACGGCTTCACGGAGATGAACGCCGTGATCGGCAGTCCCACCGCTTCCGGATCGACGATCGCCGCATAGCCGCGGACGACACCGCGCTGTTCCAGGCGGCGCACGCGCTGGTGCACCGCCGAGGTGGACAGGCCGGTGGCCTTGCCCAGGTCGGTGTAGCTCATCCGCCCGTCCTTGACGAGCAATTCCACGATTTGTCGATCCAACTCCTCCACAGCAGGTCAACCTACTGTGCCGGGGGCGCTCCGGCACAGCGGGCGGTGGCGTACGGTCCGTACGGGGGGCGCGCGGTGTGAGCAAGGCCACACTGGTGCATCCGCGCCCGCCGGGCCGCCGAGATTATGCGCGTGGCACGGCGGGAAGTGCTTGGTGTGGCCGGGCCTGGCGGTCCGGCGGTTCATCTGAGGGGGAAGTGCATGCGGACAGCGAAGAGTCTCCGGGCCGGCCGTACGGAGGACGCGGCGGACAGCGCGGCGGGCGGTGCGGACACCGTCGAGACGTATGAGCCCTACGAGATCTTCCGGGTGGACTGCCCGGAGTGCGCACAGCCGATCGCCCTGCTCGCGGACGAGGAGTGGCTGCCGGAGCACGCGCTCTGCCCGACGCGCTGGGACCCGTTCGGTCTGACGGTGTGCCCGGGTACGGGGCGTGCCGTGGCGGACGCGCCGCCCGCGGACGGCGGGCGCGGCACGCACGAGGAGGACGCGGCGGCGCTGCTGACGCTGCCCGCCGGGCTGGACTGGCGGAAGCAGCCGTTCTCGCACGCCGGCGGCCCGGCCTCGCGGCCGGTGCGGCCCGTACGGCAGGCGGCGGGGGCGCGCGGCGCGTAAGGGCGTGCAAGGGCGCGTCCGTACGGTCCGTATCAGCGGCCTGTGCGCCCGTACGGCGGCCTCTGCGGGCCTGTGGGCCCGGCGGTGGCACCGTACGGCGGTCCGTGGGCGCCAGGCGCCTGACGGCCGCTCTCCGGCCCACCGCGCGGACAGCGTGCGGGAACCCGCGCCGGGACGCGCGGAGAGACGCGTGTCGGCCCGCCCGTGCCGGGCACCCGTGACCCGGTCACCGGGAAGGAGAGCGGGTGAGGCCGATGAGCAGGAAGCACGAGGACGTGGCACACGCGCTGCTCGAGCGGCACGGACGCACCTACGCGTCCGAGGCGGGCATCACGCTGCGGGACACGCCCCAGCCGCTGTACCAGGTGCTGGTGCTCTCGCACCTGTTGAGCGCGCGGATCAAGGCGGGCATCGCCGTGGCGTCTGCGCGCGCGCTGTTCGACGCGGGCATGCGCGACGCGCGCCGGATGGCCGAGGCCACCTGGCAGCAGCGCGTGGACGCGCTGGGCAAGGGCGGCTACCGGCGCTACGACGAGCGGACGTCCACCCAGCTCGGCGACGGCGCCGAGCTGCTCCGCGACCGGTACGGCGGCGATCTGCGGCGCGTACGGGAGGCCGGGAAGAGCGAAGTGCCCGGGCTGCTGCGGGAGTTCCCCGGGATCGGCCCGTCCGGGGTCGACATCTTCCTGCGCGAAGTGCAGGGCCTGTGGCCCGAGTTCGCGCCGTACTTCGGCGCCAAGGCGCAGGACGGCGCGGAGAAGCTGGGGCTGCCCCGCTCGGTCGACCGGCTCGCGCGGCTGGCGTCCGGGCCGGACCTGCCCCGGCTGGCGGCGGGGCTGGTCCGGGTCGCGCTGGACGACGAGGCCGGTGCGGAGGTACGGGAGTTGGCCGGGGCCGGCGCCGGGGCGCGCTGAGGCCGTACGCGCGCCCCTCGTACGGCTGTCCACGCTCCCGGGGCGGTCCCCTCCCGGAAGCGGTCAGTCGGATTCCGGGCCGAGCAGGTCGCGGGCGATGACCATGCGCTGGATCTGGTTGGTGCCCTCGACGATCTGCAGGCACTTGGCGTCCCGCATGAAGCGCTCGACGGGGAAGTCGGTGGTGTAGCCGTAGCCGCCGAGGAGCTGTACGGCGTCCGTGGTGATCCGCATCGCCGCGTCCGTGCAGAACAGCTTGGCCATCGCGGCCTGCCGCGAGAACGGCTTCCCCGCGTCGCGCCGCCGCGCCGCCGCGAGGTAGAGCGCGCGGCCGGTCTCGATCTGGGTGGCCATGTCCGCGACCATGAAGCGCAGGCCCTGGAAGTCGGCCAGCGGGCGGCCGAACTGCTTGCGCTCGGCGAGGTACGTGAGCGCCTCGTCGAGGGCAGCCTGCGCGAGGCCGACAGCGCAGGCGGCGATGCCCAGGCGGCCCGACTCGAGGGCGGACAGGGCGATGGCGAAGCCCTGGCCCTCGTCACCGATGCGGCGGTCCGCGGGCACCCGTACGCCGTCGAAGTGCACCTGGGCGGTGGGTGATCCGCGCAGGCCCATCTTGCGTTCGGGCTCGGCGGAGGTCAGCGCGGGGGCGTCGCCGGGCACCAGGAACGCGCTGATGCCGCGCGCGCCCGGGGCGCCGGTGCGGGCGAGGACAGTGTAGAAGTCGGCGAGGCCGCCGTGGGTGATCCACGCCTTGCTGCCCTCGATGACCCAGTCGTCGCCGTCGCGGGTGGCGCGGGTGCGCAGCGAGGCGGCGTCGGAACCGGACGAGGGCTCGGAGAGGCAGTACGCGCCGAGGAGGCCCCCGCCGAGCATCGCGGGCAGGTGCTCGGCGCGCTGCTCCTTGCTGCCGAACTCGGCGAGGGCGTGGCAGGCGAGCGTGTGCACGCTGGTACCGAGGCCGACGGTGAGCCGGGCGGCGGCGAGCTCCTCGACGACCTGGAGGTAGACCTCGTACGGCTGGTCGCCGCCGCCGTACGCGGACTCGTAGGGCAGGCTCAGCAGCCCGGACTCGGAGAGCAGCCGGAAGATCTCCCGGGGGAACCGCCCCGTCTCCTCCTCCTCGCCCGCGGTTGGCCTGATCTCGCGCTGGACC includes:
- a CDS encoding Lrp/AsnC family transcriptional regulator, translated to MEELDRQIVELLVKDGRMSYTDLGKATGLSTSAVHQRVRRLEQRGVVRGYAAIVDPEAVGLPITAFISVKPFDPSAPDDIAERLAEVPEIEACHSVAGDENYILKVRVATPLELEDLLARIRSLSGVSTRTTVVLSTPYEARPPRI
- a CDS encoding amidohydrolase; the encoded protein is MNDSAPEPAPETAAGHRPRTVLLRGGEVYSPADPFATAMVVEGDRVAWVGSEGAADSFADGVDETVRLDGALVTPAFTDAHVHTTATGLARTGLDLGGARGPADALARIRAHAAARPDDRVLLGTGWDDSAWTERRPLSRAELDEATGRRPLYLTRVDVHSALVSTALLDLVPGITGLPGYAPDAPLTGDAHHAARAAAHASLTARQRTEAQRAALRHAASAGIGSVHECAGPEISGEDDFEGLLRLAAEEPLPRVTGYWAEAVTSAKDAARVRELGAVGAAGDLFADGSLGSHTAHLQQPYADAPHTGSALLDAGAVAAHVTACTEAGLQAGFHAIGDAALTAVTEGVRAAAERAGLARVRAARHRIEHAEMLDDRAVAAFAELALTASVQPGFDAAWGGDDGMYAERLGRERARTLNPYAALLRAGVPLALGSDSPVTPLGPWEAVRAAAFHRTPEHRISVRAAFTAHTRGGWRAVGRDDAGVLVPGAPADYAVWRTGELVVQAPDSRVANWSTDPRSGTPGLPDLTPGGQLPVCLRTVVSGRTVHARPIE
- a CDS encoding RNA polymerase-binding protein RbpA, giving the protein MSERALRGTRLVVTSYETDRGIDLAPRQAVEYACQNGHRFEMPFSVEAEIPPEWECKVCGAQALLVDGEGPEEKKGKPARTHWDMLMERRTREELEEVLAERLAVLRSGTMNIAVHPRDSKRKSA
- a CDS encoding YczE/YyaS/YitT family protein, whose protein sequence is MSSVRGRSGSRLTRRLVQLYVGLVLYGASAGLMVRAELGLDPWDVLHQGVAERTGLSIGTVAIIVGAAVLLLWVPMRQRPGLGTVSNVFLVGLSMDGALWLVPEPRAMAVRVPLLVFAVVLNGVATGLYISGRFGAGPRDGLMTGLHKLTGRSIRLVRTCIEIAVLATGFVLGGSAGAGTVLYALAIGPLSQFFLRIFAIPGPDGEPPVTASSVVARGGGQEGAEPAEREPERRAAGGAEERAAGT
- a CDS encoding acyl-CoA dehydrogenase family protein, producing the protein MPEFGPQPVERELPTEEARDLLALVRELVQREIRPTAGEEEETGRFPREIFRLLSESGLLSLPYESAYGGGDQPYEVYLQVVEELAAARLTVGLGTSVHTLACHALAEFGSKEQRAEHLPAMLGGGLLGAYCLSEPSSGSDAASLRTRATRDGDDWVIEGSKAWITHGGLADFYTVLARTGAPGARGISAFLVPGDAPALTSAEPERKMGLRGSPTAQVHFDGVRVPADRRIGDEGQGFAIALSALESGRLGIAACAVGLAQAALDEALTYLAERKQFGRPLADFQGLRFMVADMATQIETGRALYLAAARRRDAGKPFSRQAAMAKLFCTDAAMRITTDAVQLLGGYGYTTDFPVERFMRDAKCLQIVEGTNQIQRMVIARDLLGPESD
- the lnt gene encoding apolipoprotein N-acyltransferase, whose amino-acid sequence is MPSGPDTTDATTPGRPARADRTGVPAAADTAPEPGEASVSAAGPGAGDAAAPSGGERVRRSPEGAAAGAAGGGTEPPAGGRARPSGGAARPSRTRRLGALLRREAARTALAAVAGIALGLAFPPLGAWPLSLAAVAALSLLTRGRTARQGAWTGFAFGLPFFCFLLKWLHVVGWDATFGLSVIQALFVCVLGAGLAVTSRLPAWPLWAACLWVAEEWARDRVPFGGFPWGRLAFANAGSPFTPLAALGGAPLVTFAVALAGALLGAAALAAWRLRHTPRTSRTAAGLARTGGLPVLGSLALAAAVTVSGYAVPVHTKAADTADIAVVQGNVQQAGMDFLGRPMMILDNHVEATLKLAERIKSGETKRPDLVIWPENASDLDPYQHAQARARIDEAARAVGVPILVGALVDHPTKEGYVENQGIVWDPRKGPGASYTKQHPVPFGEYVPFRDQLSKVISRLQRVPRDFYPGDHTGVLQVGPARLGDVICFEVAYDEIVRDTVNDGARALVIQTNNATYGRTGQPEQQLVMSKLRAVEHGRAVVTAATSGISAVVAPDGTVVQRTDEFTQDVLTARLPLRDGTTLADRVGAGPEWTLALAGVLAWAAAWVLGRRARGAGGAEGREDVQAEGQQQ
- the fxsA gene encoding FxsA family membrane protein, translating into MTNGTPFPYEPRPEGDQQARTGDGARRPARRSRARSLAALGVAAWVVLEIWLLTLVAGAAGGLTVLALLVAGFVLGSYVIKRAGRRAWRQLQETMQAAQPGATAPPPAPEGRTGGNALAMLGGLLLMVPGLVSDAAGLLCLFPPTAALLRRGTERALSRGEIGEALRQARSAEEQVRMHRPDGKVVQGEVIRDDDAGGAPPRD
- a CDS encoding endonuclease, with the translated sequence MSRKHEDVAHALLERHGRTYASEAGITLRDTPQPLYQVLVLSHLLSARIKAGIAVASARALFDAGMRDARRMAEATWQQRVDALGKGGYRRYDERTSTQLGDGAELLRDRYGGDLRRVREAGKSEVPGLLREFPGIGPSGVDIFLREVQGLWPEFAPYFGAKAQDGAEKLGLPRSVDRLARLASGPDLPRLAAGLVRVALDDEAGAEVRELAGAGAGAR
- a CDS encoding polyprenol monophosphomannose synthase, with the translated sequence MSHSGQQRRYEPLGTVLVIIPTYNEADNIQSVVGRVRSAVPEAHVLIADDNSPDGTGKIADELAADDEHIQVLHRRGKEGLGVAYLAGFKWGIEHGYGVLVEMDADGSHQPEELPRLLTALKGADLALGSRWVPGGRIVNWPKHREFISRGGSTYSRLLLDVPIRDLTGGYRAFRKETLEGLGMDAVASQGYCFQVDLAHRAYRAGYHVVEVPITFVERERGDSKMSRDIFAEALWRVTAWGVSRRVKKLLGHRHT